In Kineococcus endophyticus, one genomic interval encodes:
- a CDS encoding class I SAM-dependent methyltransferase, giving the protein MDPEQTAQPSVGRRPVGAAETVAAQRSWWDAEAAEYRREHGAFLGDARPGSDLVWGPDGLREQEAHLLGELRGRDVLEVGAGAAQCARWVAGRGARVVATDLSHGMLREGAVAARAAGVPLVQCDARVLPFPGAAFDVVFTSYGALPFVADAGRVLAEAARVLRPGGRFVASVPHPLRWALPDVPGREGLTVTHSYFDRNAYVEADEHGTVTYAEHHRTVGDWVRLLVGSGLVVQDLVEPEWQSGDAVWGGWSRLRGELVPGTLVLVADRP; this is encoded by the coding sequence GTGGACCCCGAGCAGACCGCCCAGCCCAGCGTCGGCCGCCGTCCCGTGGGCGCCGCCGAGACCGTTGCCGCGCAACGGTCCTGGTGGGACGCCGAGGCCGCGGAGTACCGCCGCGAGCACGGCGCGTTCCTCGGGGACGCCAGGCCCGGCTCCGACCTCGTGTGGGGACCGGACGGTCTGCGCGAGCAGGAGGCGCACCTGCTGGGGGAGCTGCGGGGCCGCGACGTCCTGGAGGTCGGGGCCGGGGCTGCGCAGTGCGCGCGCTGGGTCGCCGGCCGGGGGGCGCGCGTCGTGGCGACCGACCTCTCCCACGGGATGCTGCGCGAGGGCGCCGTCGCGGCGCGCGCGGCGGGGGTGCCGCTCGTGCAGTGCGACGCCCGGGTGCTGCCGTTCCCGGGCGCGGCGTTCGACGTGGTGTTCACGTCCTACGGGGCCCTGCCCTTCGTCGCCGACGCCGGCCGGGTGCTCGCCGAGGCCGCCCGCGTGCTGCGGCCGGGTGGCCGGTTCGTCGCGAGCGTGCCGCACCCGCTGCGGTGGGCGTTGCCCGACGTGCCCGGCCGGGAGGGGCTGACCGTGACGCACTCGTACTTCGACCGGAACGCCTACGTCGAGGCCGACGAGCACGGCACCGTCACCTACGCCGAGCACCACCGGACCGTCGGGGACTGGGTGCGCCTGCTCGTCGGCTCCGGCCTCGTCGTGCAGGACCTCGTCGAACCCGAGTGGCAGTCCGGCGACGCCGTCTGGGGCGGGTGGAGCCGCCTGCGCGGCGAGCTCGTCCCCGGCACCCTCGTGCTCGTGGCCGACCGCCCCTGA
- the rpsA gene encoding 30S ribosomal protein S1, whose translation MTTTTTAPAGTTPQIAINDIGSAEDFLAAVDATIKYFNDGDIVSGTIVKVDRDEVLLDIGYKTEGVIPSRELSIKHDVDPNEVVGVGDEVEALVLQKEDKEGRLILSKKRAQYERAWGTIEAKKEADEVVEGTVIEVVKGGLILDIGLRGFLPASLVEMRRVRDLQPYVGQKIEAKIIELDKNRNNVVLSRRAWLEQTQSAVRQNFLTTLQKGQVRSGVVSSIVNFGAFVDLGGVDGLVHVSELSWKHIDHPSEVVEVGQEVTVEVLDVDMDRERVSLSLKATQEDPWQQFARTHAIGQVVPGKVTKLVPFGAFVRVDDGIEGLVHISELAERHVEVPEQVVQVNSDIFVKVIDIDLERRRISLSLKQATESLAAAGDEFDPSLYGMAADYDEQGNYKYPEGFDPETNEWLEGYETQREEWEGQYALAHERWEQHKKQVAEAAEAEAKAEAEGTTATASSSSSSSSSSSSAPSSYTSEAPEAAGTLASDEALAALREKLTGGN comes from the coding sequence ATGACGACCACCACGACCGCGCCGGCGGGCACCACTCCTCAGATCGCGATCAACGACATCGGATCGGCTGAGGACTTCCTTGCCGCGGTCGACGCGACCATCAAGTACTTCAACGACGGTGACATCGTCTCCGGCACCATCGTGAAGGTCGACCGTGACGAGGTCCTCCTCGACATCGGTTACAAGACCGAGGGTGTCATCCCCTCGCGCGAGCTCTCGATCAAGCACGACGTCGACCCCAACGAGGTCGTGGGCGTCGGCGACGAGGTCGAGGCCCTGGTCCTCCAGAAGGAGGACAAGGAAGGCCGCCTGATCCTGTCCAAGAAGCGCGCCCAGTACGAGCGCGCCTGGGGCACGATCGAGGCCAAGAAGGAAGCCGACGAGGTCGTCGAGGGCACCGTCATCGAGGTCGTCAAGGGTGGGCTCATCCTCGACATCGGCCTCCGTGGCTTCCTGCCCGCGTCGCTGGTCGAGATGCGTCGCGTCCGCGACCTGCAGCCCTACGTGGGCCAGAAGATCGAAGCCAAGATCATCGAGCTGGACAAGAACCGCAACAACGTGGTCCTGTCCCGCCGCGCCTGGCTCGAGCAGACCCAGTCCGCGGTCCGCCAGAACTTCCTCACGACCCTGCAGAAGGGTCAGGTCCGTTCCGGCGTCGTCTCCTCGATCGTCAACTTCGGTGCGTTCGTGGACCTCGGCGGCGTCGACGGTCTGGTGCACGTCTCCGAGCTGTCCTGGAAGCACATCGACCACCCCTCCGAGGTCGTCGAGGTCGGCCAGGAGGTCACGGTCGAGGTCCTGGACGTCGACATGGACCGCGAGCGCGTGTCCCTGTCGCTCAAGGCGACGCAGGAAGACCCGTGGCAGCAGTTCGCCCGGACCCACGCGATCGGTCAGGTCGTCCCGGGCAAGGTCACCAAGCTCGTCCCGTTCGGTGCGTTCGTGCGCGTCGACGACGGCATCGAGGGCCTGGTCCACATCTCCGAGCTGGCCGAGCGCCACGTCGAGGTGCCGGAGCAGGTCGTCCAGGTCAACAGCGACATCTTCGTCAAGGTCATCGACATCGACCTCGAGCGTCGCCGGATCTCGCTGTCGCTGAAGCAGGCCACCGAGTCCCTCGCCGCCGCCGGCGACGAGTTCGACCCGTCGCTCTACGGCATGGCCGCGGACTACGACGAGCAGGGGAACTACAAGTACCCCGAGGGCTTCGACCCCGAGACGAACGAGTGGCTCGAGGGCTACGAGACCCAGCGCGAGGAGTGGGAGGGCCAGTACGCCCTCGCCCACGAGCGCTGGGAGCAGCACAAGAAGCAGGTCGCCGAGGCCGCCGAGGCCGAGGCGAAGGCCGAGGCCGAGGGCACCACGGCGACCGCCTCGAGCAGCAGCTCCAGCAGCAGCAGCTCGTCGTCGGCTCCGTCGTCCTACACCTCGGAGGCTCCGGAGGCCGCGGGCACGCTCGCGTCCGACGAGGCCCTCGCCGCCCTTCGCGAGAAGCTGACCGGCGGCAACTGA
- a CDS encoding LacI family DNA-binding transcriptional regulator produces MSADSDERGSGPDAEARVPVLADVAQLAGVSQQTVSRVVRGSPSVARRTRERVEAAIAEIGYRPNVAARTLVTKRSHRIGVVAANAALYGAAMTLQGIQEAARATGYSVSLVMLPELTTASVQEALEDLRAQFVDGAIAVVPEDEAQDAVRAVDAAFPCVLAPGLDGAGVADAYWAEVAAARAATDHLLDLGHRTVHHLGGPTDWAESRARSTGWRTALVERLRVVPRPVRGDWTAASGHAAALDLPLQEVTALFVANDAMAVGALSALAGKGLRVPDDVSVVGFDDVPEAAYFAPPLTTVHQDFAEIGKRCVRVLLGRLRDRVVEPGSVSPELVVRSSTAPPPVLR; encoded by the coding sequence ATGTCCGCGGACTCCGACGAGCGGGGCTCCGGCCCCGACGCCGAGGCGCGCGTCCCCGTCCTGGCCGACGTCGCCCAGCTCGCCGGCGTCTCCCAGCAGACCGTCTCCCGCGTCGTGCGCGGCAGCCCGTCCGTCGCGCGGCGCACGCGGGAACGGGTCGAGGCCGCGATCGCCGAGATCGGCTACCGCCCCAACGTCGCGGCCCGCACCCTCGTCACAAAGCGCTCGCACCGCATCGGCGTCGTCGCCGCCAACGCCGCCCTCTACGGGGCGGCGATGACCCTGCAGGGGATCCAGGAGGCGGCCCGGGCCACCGGCTACTCCGTGTCCCTCGTGATGCTGCCCGAGCTCACCACGGCCAGCGTCCAGGAGGCCCTGGAAGACCTGCGCGCGCAGTTCGTCGACGGGGCGATCGCCGTCGTGCCCGAGGACGAGGCGCAGGACGCGGTCCGCGCCGTGGACGCCGCCTTCCCGTGCGTGCTCGCCCCCGGCCTCGACGGAGCCGGCGTCGCCGACGCCTACTGGGCCGAGGTCGCCGCCGCCCGCGCCGCGACCGACCACCTGCTCGACCTCGGCCACCGCACCGTCCACCACCTCGGAGGCCCGACCGACTGGGCCGAGTCCCGCGCCCGTTCCACCGGCTGGCGGACGGCCCTCGTGGAACGGCTGCGCGTCGTGCCCCGGCCCGTGCGCGGGGACTGGACGGCCGCCTCCGGACACGCGGCCGCCCTCGACCTGCCGCTGCAGGAGGTCACGGCCCTCTTCGTCGCCAACGACGCGATGGCCGTCGGCGCCCTGAGCGCGTTGGCGGGCAAGGGTCTGCGGGTCCCCGACGACGTGTCGGTCGTGGGGTTCGACGACGTGCCCGAGGCCGCCTACTTCGCCCCGCCGCTGACGACGGTGCACCAGGACTTCGCCGAGATCGGCAAGCGGTGCGTCCGCGTGCTCCTGGGGCGGTTGCGGGACCGGGTCGTCGAGCCGGGCAGCGTCAGCCCCGAACTCGTCGTGCGGTCGAGCACCGCTCCCCCGCCCGTCCTGCGCTGA